In Streptomyces sclerotialus, one genomic interval encodes:
- a CDS encoding LLM class F420-dependent oxidoreductase, with translation MTVTEDIGTIGIWTGAYGARYSDDATRRAEIADAAAELDELGYGTLWLGGNPGVANAVPVLEATRNLRVATGILSIWEHEPAAVAAQFAEADAAFGHRFLLGLGVSHAQLADAYARPYSAMKEFLTGLDEAPVPVPAGRRVLAALGPKMLKLSHDRAAGAHPYLVTVEYTAQARAVLGEHATLAPEHKVVLDTDLSRGRRTARDYLSFYLPMPNYTNNLQRLGFTEDDFKDGGSDRLIDALFAIGDVDTVRRRTDEFLAAGADHVALQVVTADPLGDIPRAEWRRLAEALPLTSR, from the coding sequence ATGACTGTCACCGAAGACATCGGCACCATCGGTATCTGGACCGGAGCGTACGGGGCACGGTACTCGGACGACGCGACGCGCCGAGCGGAGATCGCGGACGCCGCGGCGGAGCTGGACGAACTGGGCTACGGAACGCTCTGGCTCGGGGGAAATCCGGGCGTGGCGAACGCCGTACCGGTCCTGGAGGCCACCCGGAACCTCCGCGTCGCCACCGGCATCCTCAGCATCTGGGAACACGAGCCGGCCGCCGTCGCCGCTCAGTTCGCGGAGGCCGACGCCGCCTTCGGCCACCGCTTCCTGCTGGGGCTGGGCGTCAGCCACGCGCAGCTCGCCGACGCGTACGCCCGCCCGTACTCCGCCATGAAGGAGTTCCTGACCGGTCTGGACGAGGCACCGGTACCCGTACCGGCCGGCCGACGGGTGCTGGCCGCCCTCGGCCCCAAGATGTTGAAACTCTCCCACGACCGGGCGGCGGGCGCGCACCCGTACCTGGTCACGGTCGAGTACACCGCCCAGGCCCGGGCAGTGCTCGGCGAGCACGCGACGCTCGCCCCGGAGCACAAGGTCGTCCTCGACACCGACCTCTCCCGCGGCCGCCGGACAGCCCGCGACTACCTCTCCTTCTATCTGCCGATGCCCAACTACACCAACAATCTCCAACGGCTCGGCTTCACCGAGGACGACTTCAAGGACGGCGGCAGCGACCGGCTCATCGACGCCCTCTTCGCCATCGGCGACGTCGACACGGTCCGCCGGCGCACCGACGAATTCCTCGCGGCCGGCGCGGACCACGTCGCACTCCAGGTCGTCACCGCCGACCCACTGGGCGACATCCCACGCGCCGAATGGCGACGACTGGCGGAAGCCCTGCCGCTCACCTCCCGCTGA
- a CDS encoding MFS transporter, whose protein sequence is MLSEIFPIKIRGLGMGAAVLLLWLVNALVTFTFPILLAGVGGTATFLLFAAVNVLAAAAAAKKIPETRNRSLEQIEEHFRAGHAPWPTPR, encoded by the coding sequence ATGCTGTCCGAGATCTTCCCCATCAAGATCCGCGGCCTCGGCATGGGCGCCGCCGTACTGCTGCTCTGGCTCGTCAACGCCCTGGTCACCTTCACCTTCCCGATCCTGCTGGCCGGCGTCGGCGGCACCGCCACCTTCCTGCTCTTCGCCGCGGTCAACGTGCTCGCCGCCGCGGCAGCCGCCAAGAAGATCCCCGAGACCCGCAATCGCTCCCTCGAACAGATCGAGGAGCACTTCCGTGCCGGTCATGCCCCCTGGCCGACTCCGCGGTGA
- a CDS encoding YdcF family protein — protein sequence MRRRTGMAMAGVAFLAWGEWLNWRWSRALVGNSGGVAEAVVVLGYRNPQATANFINRWRVRAAIRSVAADSAHGTRVIFSGGAPSGTATEAQLMADYAKSVLAFDGTVILEDQSETTWQNIRNVIPLLEDVDRIKIASQPAHALKARAYLRRQRPDLAEKLVRADDYRPGEWMLLKPLLALYGLWALRSLKAGERKLSLQTAAVAPASHAGPPWTVKPIPSW from the coding sequence ATGCGGCGAAGGACAGGAATGGCCATGGCTGGGGTTGCGTTCCTGGCCTGGGGCGAGTGGTTGAACTGGCGTTGGTCTCGAGCTCTCGTGGGGAACAGTGGGGGCGTTGCCGAGGCGGTGGTCGTGTTGGGTTACCGCAACCCCCAAGCGACGGCGAACTTCATCAACCGATGGCGGGTACGCGCGGCAATCCGCTCCGTCGCCGCTGACAGTGCGCACGGCACTCGCGTGATCTTCAGCGGCGGTGCGCCCAGCGGTACCGCCACCGAGGCTCAGTTGATGGCTGACTACGCGAAGTCGGTGCTCGCGTTCGACGGCACAGTGATACTCGAAGATCAAAGCGAGACGACGTGGCAGAACATCAGGAACGTGATCCCACTGCTCGAGGACGTCGATCGCATCAAAATCGCTTCCCAGCCTGCTCACGCTCTCAAGGCCCGCGCGTACTTGCGGCGGCAGCGCCCTGATCTCGCCGAGAAGCTGGTGCGTGCGGATGACTACCGCCCTGGCGAGTGGATGCTCCTCAAACCACTGCTCGCTCTGTACGGACTTTGGGCACTCCGCAGCCTCAAGGCCGGCGAACGGAAGCTCTCGCTGCAGACAGCCGCTGTCGCGCCGGCGTCGCACGCCGGACCGCCTTGGACGGTGAAGCCGATCCCGTCGTGGTAA